The following proteins are encoded in a genomic region of Dokdonia donghaensis DSW-1:
- a CDS encoding RNA methyltransferase, translated as MQPDNFTNEFFGIGIQNGKTPENLGVLWRSAQNLGASFIFTIGNRYAKQASDTHNAVSAMPYYHYDNFDDFFNHLPKGARIVGVELDERAQPLETFEHPRRCVYLLGAEDHGLTREAIDRSHFLVKFSSTLSLNVAVAGSIVLYDRALAKPRS; from the coding sequence ATGCAGCCAGATAATTTTACAAATGAGTTTTTTGGGATAGGTATCCAGAATGGTAAAACACCAGAAAATCTGGGTGTCTTGTGGCGATCTGCTCAAAACCTAGGTGCTAGTTTCATTTTTACTATAGGTAATAGATATGCAAAGCAGGCTAGTGATACACATAATGCTGTAAGTGCGATGCCTTATTATCATTATGATAATTTTGATGACTTTTTTAACCACTTACCTAAAGGTGCTCGCATTGTAGGTGTAGAGCTAGATGAGCGTGCACAACCGCTAGAGACTTTTGAGCACCCCAGGCGCTGTGTTTATTTACTAGGGGCAGAAGATCACGGCCTTACACGTGAAGCGATAGATAGATCTCACTTTCTTGTAAAGTTCTCTTCTACCCTAAGCCTTAATGTTGCAGTGGCTGGGAGCATCGTGTTATATGACAGAGCCCTGGCAAAACCTAGATCGTAA